In the genome of Desulfovibrio desulfuricans, one region contains:
- a CDS encoding 50S ribosomal protein L25/general stress protein Ctc yields the protein MNIEKTLSVQKREGSGKGASGRLRTENLIPGVFYTAKGENISVQAPALPLEKLYAEAGRTSVFNLEIDDNGQKTVHPVIIWDVQYHPYKKVFCHIDYYGVDLDKPVTVDVPVEFVGVSRGVKLGGQLETYREVVRLSSKPLDVPKKIVVDVTPMDINATIYVADLQLPENVKAVYDRNFAIVSVLAKAKDAAEEAAE from the coding sequence ATGAATATTGAAAAAACGTTGAGCGTGCAGAAGCGCGAGGGTAGCGGCAAAGGCGCGAGCGGCCGTCTGCGTACCGAAAATCTGATCCCCGGCGTGTTCTACACTGCCAAGGGCGAAAACATCTCTGTGCAGGCCCCTGCCCTGCCGCTGGAAAAGCTGTATGCCGAAGCCGGCCGCACCTCCGTGTTCAACCTGGAGATCGACGACAACGGCCAGAAGACCGTTCATCCCGTGATCATCTGGGACGTGCAGTACCATCCCTACAAGAAGGTCTTCTGCCACATCGACTACTACGGCGTTGACCTCGACAAGCCCGTCACCGTTGACGTGCCCGTGGAGTTTGTGGGCGTGTCGCGCGGCGTGAAGCTTGGCGGTCAGCTGGAAACCTACCGCGAAGTCGTGCGCCTGAGCAGCAAGCCCCTGGATGTGCCCAAAAAGATTGTTGTTGACGTGACCCCCATGGACATCAACGCCACCATCTACGTGGCCGACCTGCAGCTGCCCGAAAACGTCAAGGCCGTTTACGACCGAAACTTTGCCATCGTCAGCGTTCTGGCCAAGGCCAAGGATGCCGCTGAAGAGGCCGCAGAGTAA
- a CDS encoding ribose-phosphate diphosphokinase: MYSDLKIVTGSSNPDLAKAICNHLGCQLTPTLATTFSDGELRIEIGDNVRGDDVFVVQPTCPPTINRNLVQLCLMLDALKRASADRITAVIPYYGYARQDRKVSPRAPISAKMVADFISVAGAERVVTIDLHAGQIQGYFDCPVDNLFAVPVMLESLRRLHDDNIVIVSPDAGGVERARAYAKRLNAPLAIVDKRRDKPNQAQAMHVIGDVKGRLAIVVDDMIDTAGTLCAGADVLLKNGATKIVACATHAVLSGPAIERINSTEALSQVFVTDTIPMGDKLERCPKLEVVSVAALLGKTIHNIHTGSSVSVLFV, translated from the coding sequence ATGTACAGCGATCTCAAGATCGTCACCGGGTCTTCCAATCCGGATCTGGCCAAGGCCATCTGCAACCATCTGGGCTGTCAGCTCACGCCCACGCTGGCTACCACGTTCAGCGACGGCGAGTTGCGGATTGAAATAGGCGACAATGTTCGCGGTGATGACGTCTTTGTGGTGCAGCCTACCTGCCCGCCGACGATCAACCGCAACCTGGTGCAGCTCTGCCTTATGCTCGACGCCCTCAAAAGGGCCAGCGCAGACAGGATAACAGCCGTTATTCCGTACTACGGCTATGCGCGCCAGGACCGCAAGGTCAGCCCCCGTGCGCCCATCAGCGCCAAGATGGTGGCAGACTTTATCAGCGTTGCCGGTGCGGAGCGCGTGGTCACCATTGACCTGCACGCCGGACAGATTCAGGGTTACTTTGACTGCCCTGTGGACAACCTGTTTGCCGTGCCTGTCATGCTTGAATCACTGCGGCGGCTGCACGACGACAACATCGTCATTGTTTCGCCCGACGCCGGCGGCGTTGAACGCGCCCGCGCCTACGCCAAAAGGCTCAACGCGCCCCTGGCCATTGTGGACAAGCGCCGCGACAAGCCCAATCAGGCTCAGGCCATGCACGTTATCGGCGATGTAAAAGGCCGACTGGCCATTGTGGTTGACGACATGATCGACACTGCGGGCACTTTGTGCGCCGGCGCCGATGTGCTGCTGAAAAACGGCGCCACCAAAATCGTCGCCTGCGCCACCCACGCTGTGCTGTCCGGTCCGGCCATTGAGCGCATCAACAGCACTGAGGCGCTCTCGCAGGTATTTGTCACAGACACCATCCCCATGGGCGACAAGCTCGAACGCTGTCCCAAGCTTGAAGTTGTCTCTGTGGCTGCCCTTCTGGGCAAGACCATTCACAACATTCATACCGGTTCTTCGGTAAGCGTGTTGTTTGTGTAG
- the ispE gene encoding 4-(cytidine 5'-diphospho)-2-C-methyl-D-erythritol kinase, producing the protein MSVVVAGCKVNLGLRITGVRANGYHELDSLFWPLPRPCDRLHIRETGGPAGLVVHCDTPGIDLARNTLTRSYKALADRVPGLPGLEVRLNKGIPTGAGLGGGSSDAAALLRWLNGRLPHPLDEAALAKVALSVGADTPFFLKNAPCRVRGIGEIIEPYAQDELAGMHLVLVCPDIHASTPQAYADYDAAMQASNTIPGQNCLTKPQSKANGTFLSGVRTALDMHNDLEAVVFSRHPQLAEIKANLLRLGAGAVAMSGSGSGIVALFAREFHVESQAAAAMLQGENRRVYAHVL; encoded by the coding sequence ATGAGCGTAGTTGTTGCAGGGTGCAAGGTTAACCTCGGCTTGCGCATCACGGGCGTGCGCGCAAACGGCTATCATGAGCTTGATTCGCTCTTCTGGCCCCTGCCCCGGCCCTGCGACAGGCTGCATATCAGGGAGACAGGCGGCCCCGCGGGGCTTGTGGTGCACTGCGACACGCCGGGCATAGACCTTGCGCGCAACACCCTGACCAGATCATACAAAGCGCTGGCCGATCGCGTACCGGGGCTGCCCGGTCTTGAGGTCAGGCTCAACAAGGGCATACCCACAGGGGCCGGTCTTGGCGGCGGCAGCAGCGATGCGGCGGCCCTGCTGCGCTGGCTCAACGGCAGGCTGCCGCACCCCCTTGATGAGGCCGCGCTGGCCAAGGTCGCCCTCAGCGTGGGCGCGGACACGCCGTTTTTTCTTAAAAACGCGCCCTGTCGCGTACGTGGAATTGGTGAAATTATTGAACCGTATGCGCAGGATGAGCTTGCAGGCATGCACCTTGTTCTGGTATGTCCTGACATTCACGCTTCAACCCCGCAGGCATATGCTGATTATGACGCCGCCATGCAGGCTTCAAACACTATTCCCGGGCAAAATTGCTTGACAAAGCCGCAAAGCAAGGCTAATGGAACTTTTCTCTCCGGGGTGCGGACAGCTTTGGACATGCACAATGACCTTGAGGCCGTTGTGTTTTCACGCCATCCGCAACTTGCAGAAATCAAGGCGAACTTGCTGCGCCTTGGGGCTGGGGCCGTGGCCATGAGTGGCAGCGGCTCAGGCATTGTGGCGCTTTTCGCGCGCGAATTTCATGTGGAATCGCAGGCGGCGGCTGCCATGCTGCAGGGAGAGAACAGGCGCGTATACGCGCATGTGCTGTAA
- the hslV gene encoding ATP-dependent protease subunit HslV gives MDTHATTILAVRKDGRVAIAGDGQVTLGQNMIMKHGAQKVRRLYDGKILAGFAGATADAFTLFELFEAKLKELRGNMVRAAVEMTKEWRKDKYLRKLEAMLLLADSEHILVLSGTGDVIEPDDDVAAIGSGGPYALAAARALTRHSDMDAETIAREAMRIASEICVYTNGNLTVETL, from the coding sequence ATGGACACACATGCCACAACCATACTGGCCGTGCGCAAAGACGGCCGCGTGGCCATTGCGGGCGACGGACAGGTGACCCTTGGCCAGAACATGATCATGAAGCACGGCGCGCAAAAGGTGCGGCGGCTGTATGACGGCAAGATTCTGGCAGGTTTTGCCGGGGCCACAGCCGACGCATTTACGCTTTTTGAGCTGTTTGAAGCCAAGCTCAAGGAGCTGCGCGGCAACATGGTCCGCGCCGCTGTCGAAATGACCAAGGAGTGGCGCAAGGACAAGTATCTGCGCAAGCTCGAGGCCATGCTGCTGCTTGCCGACAGCGAGCACATACTTGTTCTGTCGGGCACGGGCGACGTCATCGAGCCAGACGACGATGTGGCGGCCATTGGCAGCGGCGGCCCCTACGCCCTTGCGGCGGCCCGCGCCCTCACGCGGCACAGCGACATGGACGCGGAGACCATCGCCCGCGAGGCCATGCGCATTGCTTCCGAAATCTGCGTGTACACCAACGGCAACCTGACTGTTGAAACCCTGTAA
- a CDS encoding beta-barrel assembly-enhancing protease: MLQRVAVRRVMALLIILSFLSAQLVAAPAQAFFFGGVTIKDEKEMGHKFDVMIRSNMGIVEDPEVSQYVNQIVQRLVKTIPPQPFTFKAAVVLHNSLNAFAVPGGYVYVFTGLIMNLDKEEDLAGVLAHELAHVTQHHVATRLERAQFVTVGSLLLAIAGVAVGGSGGGALAVGALGAGQSAMLNYSRMDETEADQIGLQYLVAAGYPPQGMVDGFKVLRQKSWMSGSSVPTYLSTHPAIGDRINGLQARIQGMGKAVQGRTQDNKRFVRVKTLLWARYGDEQAAQQRFSGKDGLSCMGRGIVLARINRVSEANKAFDEALAASPNDPLVLREAGAFHYRKGDMNRADGLLRQAMRLDSRDYMASFFYARMLDETGRQAQAAQYYQEVLRYVPEDAEVHEAYARSLGKTGDTAGAYIHMAYSALYSNNKKQAERYFNQAKSLAGRSADQRPFQRLEAAYKERKEIWEKN, translated from the coding sequence ATGTTGCAACGTGTTGCCGTGCGCCGCGTTATGGCGCTGTTGATCATCCTGTCGTTTCTGTCGGCCCAGCTTGTGGCGGCGCCAGCCCAGGCCTTCTTTTTCGGCGGCGTCACCATCAAGGACGAAAAGGAGATGGGGCACAAGTTTGACGTAATGATCCGCTCCAACATGGGTATTGTTGAAGACCCTGAAGTGAGCCAGTACGTCAACCAGATCGTGCAACGGCTGGTCAAGACCATCCCGCCGCAGCCGTTTACCTTCAAGGCGGCGGTGGTTCTGCACAATTCGCTCAACGCCTTTGCCGTGCCCGGCGGCTATGTGTATGTTTTTACCGGCCTGATCATGAATCTGGACAAGGAAGAAGATCTTGCCGGTGTTCTGGCGCACGAACTGGCGCACGTGACCCAGCACCATGTGGCCACTCGACTTGAACGGGCGCAGTTTGTAACTGTCGGCTCGCTGCTGCTGGCCATTGCTGGCGTTGCCGTGGGCGGCTCGGGCGGCGGCGCGCTGGCCGTGGGCGCTCTGGGAGCCGGTCAGTCGGCCATGCTCAACTACAGCCGTATGGACGAAACCGAAGCCGACCAGATAGGCCTGCAATATCTTGTGGCTGCGGGCTATCCCCCGCAGGGCATGGTGGACGGCTTTAAGGTTCTGCGCCAGAAAAGCTGGATGAGCGGCTCCAGCGTGCCCACATATCTTTCTACCCACCCTGCCATCGGCGACCGCATCAACGGCCTGCAGGCCCGCATACAGGGCATGGGCAAGGCCGTACAGGGCCGCACGCAGGACAACAAGCGCTTTGTCCGCGTCAAGACCCTGCTGTGGGCCCGCTATGGCGACGAGCAGGCGGCCCAGCAGCGTTTTTCGGGCAAGGACGGCCTCTCGTGCATGGGGCGGGGCATTGTGCTGGCCCGCATCAACCGGGTCAGCGAGGCCAACAAGGCCTTTGACGAGGCCCTTGCCGCTTCGCCCAACGACCCCCTTGTGCTGCGCGAGGCAGGGGCCTTCCATTATCGCAAGGGAGACATGAACCGGGCCGACGGACTGCTGCGTCAGGCCATGCGCCTTGACTCGCGCGACTACATGGCCTCGTTTTTCTACGCCCGCATGCTGGACGAAACCGGCAGGCAGGCCCAGGCAGCGCAATACTACCAGGAAGTGCTGCGCTATGTGCCTGAAGACGCCGAAGTGCACGAGGCCTATGCCCGCTCGCTCGGCAAAACCGGCGACACCGCCGGAGCTTACATCCACATGGCATACAGCGCCCTGTATTCCAACAACAAAAAACAGGCCGAGCGCTACTTTAACCAGGCCAAGTCGCTTGCGGGCAGATCAGCCGACCAGCGGCCTTTTCAGCGGCTCGAAGCCGCCTACAAAGAGCGCAAGGAAATATGGGAAAAGAACTGA
- the cysS gene encoding cysteine--tRNA ligase, which yields MLIYNTLGRKKEEFVPVHAGKANMYVCGITAYDLCHIGHARSALVFDVLVRQLRHMGLEVRFVRNFTDVDDKIINRANKEGRDWREVAQTYITAFHEDMDRLGVLRADDEPRATEYIPQIQALCARLVEEGKAYPTPSGDVYFRVRAYEPYGKLSGRSLDDLLSGARVAPGEEKEDPLDFALWKAAKPGEPFWESPWGKGRPGWHIECSAMSQPYLPLDIHGGGQDLIFPHHENEIAQSEAACACSLARYWVHNGFVQVNAEKMSKSLGNFKTIRDILENYLPETLRFFLLGKHYRSPIDFTADSMDEAEKAQHRVYTALLEAGKALARDKWKKTPLPPEMADEWASLPKAFDAALEDDVNTAQALGQVFAQVRLVNRLLEDKGLRAGEAGRDLLQQFLARARGWNERLGLFGQDPQVFLADLRGQRARRKSIDVARVEQLMLARHEARASKDFARSDSLRQEITDLGVSVRDTPEGQVWDLE from the coding sequence ATGCTGATCTACAATACCCTGGGCCGCAAAAAGGAAGAATTCGTCCCCGTGCACGCGGGCAAGGCAAACATGTATGTTTGCGGCATCACGGCCTATGATCTTTGTCATATCGGGCATGCCCGTTCCGCCCTTGTCTTTGACGTGCTGGTGCGGCAGCTGCGGCACATGGGCCTTGAGGTGCGCTTTGTCCGCAACTTTACCGATGTGGACGACAAAATCATCAACCGGGCCAACAAGGAAGGCCGCGACTGGCGCGAGGTCGCCCAGACCTACATAACCGCCTTTCACGAAGATATGGACCGCCTCGGCGTGCTGCGGGCCGACGACGAGCCACGCGCCACCGAATATATCCCGCAGATTCAGGCCCTGTGCGCCCGCCTTGTGGAAGAGGGCAAGGCCTACCCCACGCCTTCGGGCGACGTGTATTTCAGGGTGCGGGCATACGAGCCTTACGGCAAGCTCTCGGGCCGCAGCCTTGACGATCTGCTGTCGGGAGCGCGCGTTGCACCCGGCGAGGAAAAGGAAGACCCCCTCGACTTTGCCCTCTGGAAGGCGGCCAAACCCGGCGAACCTTTTTGGGAAAGCCCCTGGGGCAAGGGCCGACCCGGCTGGCATATCGAATGCTCGGCCATGAGCCAGCCCTATCTGCCCCTGGATATCCATGGCGGCGGGCAGGATCTTATCTTTCCGCATCATGAGAACGAAATTGCCCAGTCAGAGGCGGCCTGCGCCTGTTCGCTGGCCCGCTACTGGGTGCACAACGGATTTGTGCAGGTAAACGCCGAAAAGATGTCCAAGTCGTTGGGCAACTTTAAGACCATACGCGATATTCTCGAAAACTATCTGCCCGAAACCCTGCGCTTTTTCCTGCTGGGCAAGCACTACCGCAGCCCCATCGACTTTACCGCCGACAGCATGGACGAGGCGGAAAAAGCCCAGCACCGCGTCTATACGGCCCTGCTTGAGGCGGGCAAGGCCCTTGCCCGCGACAAGTGGAAAAAGACCCCCCTGCCCCCCGAAATGGCCGATGAGTGGGCATCTCTGCCCAAGGCTTTTGACGCCGCCCTTGAGGACGACGTCAACACCGCCCAGGCCCTGGGGCAGGTATTTGCTCAGGTGCGCCTGGTCAACCGCCTGCTTGAAGACAAGGGACTGCGCGCTGGCGAAGCCGGACGCGACCTGTTGCAGCAGTTTCTTGCGCGCGCGCGGGGATGGAATGAGCGCCTTGGCCTGTTTGGCCAGGACCCGCAGGTTTTTCTGGCCGACCTGCGCGGCCAGCGCGCCCGCCGCAAAAGCATTGACGTAGCCCGCGTGGAACAGCTTATGCTTGCACGGCACGAAGCCCGAGCCAGCAAGGATTTTGCCCGCTCGGACTCGCTGCGGCAGGAAATTACCGACCTTGGCGTCAGCGTACGCGACACCCCCGAAGGTCAGGTCTGGGATCTGGAATAA
- the rpiB gene encoding ribose 5-phosphate isomerase B, with translation MQTIHIASDHAGYALKDHLVQFLAQKGVNVVDDGTHSTESCDYPVLAHKLCAEVEKEQGTGILICGTGIGISITANRHPGIRAALCSTELQARLSRQHNNANVLCLGARIIGVELAQAIVEAFLEGTFEGGRHQRRIDLINLPG, from the coding sequence ATGCAAACCATCCACATCGCCTCAGACCACGCAGGCTACGCGCTAAAAGATCACCTCGTGCAGTTTCTCGCCCAAAAGGGCGTCAACGTGGTGGACGACGGCACCCACTCCACCGAAAGCTGCGACTACCCCGTGCTGGCGCACAAGCTGTGCGCCGAGGTTGAAAAGGAACAGGGCACGGGTATTCTTATCTGCGGCACGGGCATAGGCATTTCCATTACCGCCAACCGCCACCCCGGCATCCGCGCGGCCCTGTGCAGCACCGAGCTGCAGGCGCGACTCTCGCGCCAGCACAACAACGCCAATGTGCTTTGCCTTGGCGCGCGCATCATCGGCGTCGAACTGGCCCAGGCCATTGTCGAGGCTTTTCTGGAAGGAACGTTTGAGGGCGGCAGGCATCAGCGCCGCATTGATCTGATCAATCTTCCCGGCTAG